From one Rosa rugosa chromosome 4, drRosRugo1.1, whole genome shotgun sequence genomic stretch:
- the LOC133707299 gene encoding uncharacterized protein LOC133707299, translating into MQISRDHDDNPCLKQQQQLPLRSLHLGLKDHTIVPHHPQTPVSHQNSPSSAMLAYLLSPTMTPGLMSGDYIGMESCVDVLRDEDESHCDYKQQNCYNQKVQDKREEKRLAMMKRKELPPPIPMLARTENLPSHMPWVLKRHYTTDGRLILTEEKVRHHEYFRAHRSNGRLTLQLVPLDDELLASPLTANQKDNMDEANAHDDDDNEENEEDDYDRYDDGCGEDEEEEEEEEEKEKEEEEDEHDDGVDDLQHHDGVPEEPISTGKCFNFNSVGTGSPCIFGVPVPAIRQVHS; encoded by the coding sequence ATGCAGATCTCCAGAGACCATGATGACAATCCATGcctaaaacaacaacaacaactacCCCTTCGCTCTCTTCATTTGGGTCTCAAGGACCACACTATTGTACCCCATCATCCACAAACCCCAGTATCCCACCAAAATAGTCCCTCCTCCGCCATGTTGGCCTATCTCTTGTCCCCAACCATGACCCCAGGACTCATGTCCGGGGACTACATTGGGATGGAGAGCTGCGTCGACGTCCTCAGGGATGAAGACGAATCACACTGCGATTACAAACAACAAAACTGCTACAACCAAAAGGTGCAAGAcaagagagaggagaagagacTGGCGATGATGAAGAGGAAGGAGCTTCCTCCTCCGATTCCGATGCTGGCGCGCACGGAGAATCTCCCCTCCCACATGCCGTGGGTTTTGAAGAGGCATTACACGACCGATGGAAGGTTGATTTTGACAGAGGAGAAGGTCAGGCATCATGAGTATTTTAGGGCGCACAGATCCAACGGCCGACTGACCTTGCAGCTCGTTCCTCTTGATGACGAGTTGTTGGCCTCGCCTCTCACGGCCAATCAGAAGGACAATATGGATGAGGCAAATGCTCATGATGACGACGACAACGAGGAGAATGAAGAGGATGATTATGATAGGTATGATGATGGATGTGGTgaggatgaggaagaggaagaggaagaggaggagaaagagaaagaggaggaggaggatgaacATGATGATGGGGTTGATGATTTGCAGCACCATGATGGTGTGCCTGAAGAGCCAATTTCGACAGGAAAGTGTTTCAATTTCAACAGTGTGGGAACAGGTTCCCCGTGTATTTTCGGGGTGCCAGTGCCGGCGATCAGGCAAGTTCATAGTTGA